From one Solea solea chromosome 15, fSolSol10.1, whole genome shotgun sequence genomic stretch:
- the LOC131473829 gene encoding neuropeptide Y receptor type 4-like produces MSLSGNASQSSPSTTSLSPPLNGSTAPLSLTADEGRGSHESVQWPGDETQFLSNLFVLGHDEQCHMSPVLTGVLVVWYSVTMVLGLVGNIGLICIIARRREKVNVTSIFICNLSFSDILVCVFCLPFTVIYTLMDHWVFGSLLCRLVPFIQCVSVTVSVLSLVFIALERHQLILNPSGWKPSVPQAYMAVVIIWILACFTSTPFLAFQLLTNEPYANVILPQSPLLHQASSQAYFNVSLPQPASYTHKNSSVPTNAYRTFLSFVPTIPNMEACLEHWPSQQHRLAYTTWLLLFQYCGPLLLVLLCYVRVFVRLRHRKEMLDRARTQESQRMAQSRRINIMLVTLITAFALCWLPLTIFNVVSDWNQEALPICHHNLLFSLCHLLAMSSTCINPIIYGFLNSNFRQEVREVFLHCRCHPLEEECEQFPMSIVHMEVSHSSAPLNCRSNSVD; encoded by the coding sequence ATGTCCCTGAGTGGCAACGCAAGCCAGTCTTCTCCATCGACGACAAGTCTATCGCCACCACTGAACGGCTCCACCGCTCCACTTTCCCTAACGGCAGACGAGGGAAGGGGCAGTCATGAGTCTGTGCAGTGGCCAGGGGATGAGACCCAGTTCCTCTCAAACCTCTTTGTTCTCGGCCACGATGAGCAGTGCCATATGTCTCCTGTACTCACAGGGGTTCTAGTGGTGTGGTACAGTGTTACAATGGTGCTCGGGCTGGTGGGAAACATCGGCCTCATCTGCATCATCGCTCGTCGGAGGGAAAAAGTCAACGTCACCAGTATTTTCATCTGCAACCTTTCTTTCTCTGAcattctggtgtgtgtgttctgcctTCCTTTCACTGTCATATACACGCTAATGGATCATTGGGTGTTTGGGTCACTATTATGTCGCCTGGTGCCTTTcatccagtgtgtgtctgtgactgtttcTGTGCTGTCTCTAGTGTTCATTGCTCTGGAACGACATCAGCTCATCCTCAACCCCTCTGGGTGGAAACCGAGTGTTCCTCAGGCCTACATGGCAGTTGTTATCATTTGGATTTTAGCCTGCTTCACCTCCACGCCATTCTTGGCCTTTCAGCTTCTCACAAATGAGCCCTACGCTAACGTAATCCTGCCCCAGTCTCCACTTCTTCACCAAGCCTCCTCTCAGGCTTATTTCAACGTGTCTCTGCCTCAACCTGcctcttacacacacaaaaactcatCTGTGCCGACAAATGCATACCGCacctttttgtcttttgtacCCACAATTCCAAACATGGAGGCCTGTCTGGAGCACTGGCCGTCCCAGCAACACAGGCTCGCTTACACCACGTGGCTCCTGCTGTTCCAGTACTGTGGTCCACTATTGCTGGTCCTCCTCTGCTATGTTAGAGTTTTTGTACGCCTGCGTCACCGCAAAGAGATGCTTGACCGTGCCAGGACCCAAGAGAGTCAGCGCATGGCCCAAAGCCGCCGAATCAACATCATGCTTGTCACCCTTATTACAGCGTTTGCCCTTTGCTGGCTGCCACTCACCATCTTCAATGTGGTATCGGACTGGAACCAGGAGGCTCTGCCCATCTGCCACCACAACctgctcttttctctctgccacttaTTGGCCATGTCATCCACCTGCATCAACCCCATCATCTACGGCTTCCTCAACTCCAACTTCAGGCAGGAGGTGAGAGAGGTGTTCTTGCACTGCCGCTGCCACCCACTGGAAGAAGAGTGTGAGCAGTTCCCGATGTCCATTGTGCACATGGAAGTGTCACACTCCTCTGCGCCTCTGAACTGCAGGAGCAACTCAGTCGATTGA
- the si:ch73-288o11.4 gene encoding beta-microseminoprotein J1 — protein sequence METFHVFICVLALIPLCHALCTTVDLVKDEKINGCVDKDGILHDFGSDWTKDCTDCTCTENELTCCNLFPDDHLPPECELIVNKTDCTFRVVQKSDNTKYCDLN from the exons ATG gaGACTTtccatgtgtttatttgtgttctgGCACTGATTCCACTCTGCCACGCTCTGTGCACCACTGTGGACTTGGTCAAAGATGAGAAAATCAATG GGTGTGTGGATAAAGATGGAATCCTGCACGACTTTGGCTCTGACTGGACGAAGGACTGTACTgactgcacatgcacagaaaatGAGTTGACCTGCTGCAACTT gtTTCCAGATGATCACCTTCCTCCAGAGTGTGAGCTGATAGTAAATAAAACAGACTGCACTTTCAGGGTCGTGCAGAAGTCGGATAATACAAAATATTGTGACCTTAACTGA